In Myxococcus stipitatus, the following are encoded in one genomic region:
- a CDS encoding 4-alpha-glucanotransferase, with amino-acid sequence MSRASLPEDHHRLVTQALATLDVRNLVLSIQDASFPSVPTEDLGRGSPYTEGAAGFLEAAHTLGFTGIQLGPQGQTTEANASPYDGTLFSRNVLNVALPRLEDEAWGALLPRGRVAALAEGRSRSASPGERYRWAFHAQLTALDEAWASFRRQRAEPNPSAAVRALLDRLSVFRERNHAWLLRDALFDVLCEDKGVPDWRPWADSLDGRLWSPRPGEESAAAERVRALESRHAEALERYAFFQFLVHTQHEGLRERTARERLKLYGDLQIGFSPRDAWAWQGLFLHTYSMGAPPSRTNPEGQPWNYPVLDPAQYFAEGLVEPAPGLEPGAVLRFMDARMDKMLAEYDGLRLDHPHGLVCPWVYRSGQADALGAVQHGARLFSSPDLPDHPGLARFAWVSPSQLDRSVPRYADGEVTSLTPEQVQRYSILFDTVVAAARRNGRELGDLLGEVLSTLPYPLGRVLARYGLGRFRVTQKADLRNPLDVYRSENVAPEDWMMVGNHDTKSLWRLIGEWQWRGTLKAQADYLSTRLCPESGQRREDFARELARDPGKLAQAKLADLFASRARNVMVFFTDLLGMTGTYNEPGTVDERNWSLRAPADWMREYRERLRSDAAMNVPAVLALALRAGGAPSVTKHRELLEGLDRLADQLRQGA; translated from the coding sequence ATGTCCCGAGCCTCGCTGCCTGAAGACCACCATCGACTCGTCACCCAAGCCCTGGCCACGCTCGATGTCCGCAACCTGGTGCTGAGCATCCAGGACGCCAGCTTTCCCAGCGTGCCCACCGAGGACCTGGGCCGGGGCTCGCCCTACACGGAGGGCGCGGCCGGCTTCCTGGAAGCGGCGCACACGCTGGGGTTCACCGGCATCCAACTGGGGCCGCAGGGACAGACGACGGAGGCGAATGCCTCGCCGTATGACGGGACGCTCTTCTCGCGCAATGTCCTCAACGTGGCCCTGCCTCGGTTGGAGGACGAGGCGTGGGGCGCGCTGTTGCCCCGAGGGCGCGTGGCGGCGCTCGCGGAAGGACGCTCGCGTTCGGCGAGTCCTGGTGAGCGCTACCGATGGGCCTTTCATGCGCAGCTCACGGCGCTCGACGAGGCGTGGGCGTCCTTCCGCCGTCAACGCGCGGAGCCGAATCCATCCGCCGCGGTGCGTGCCCTGTTGGACCGTTTGAGCGTCTTCCGCGAGCGGAACCATGCCTGGCTGTTGCGCGACGCGCTCTTCGACGTGTTGTGCGAGGACAAGGGCGTTCCGGACTGGAGGCCGTGGGCGGACTCCCTCGACGGACGTCTGTGGAGTCCTCGTCCCGGGGAGGAGAGCGCCGCGGCCGAGAGAGTGCGCGCGCTGGAGTCGCGCCACGCGGAGGCGCTGGAGCGCTATGCGTTCTTCCAGTTCCTCGTGCACACGCAACACGAGGGCCTGCGCGAGCGGACGGCGCGCGAGCGCTTGAAACTCTACGGTGACTTGCAGATAGGGTTCTCACCGCGCGACGCATGGGCGTGGCAGGGCTTGTTCCTGCACACGTACTCGATGGGCGCGCCGCCCAGCCGCACGAACCCCGAGGGCCAGCCGTGGAACTACCCGGTGTTGGACCCGGCGCAGTACTTCGCGGAGGGGCTCGTCGAGCCCGCGCCAGGGCTCGAGCCCGGAGCGGTGCTGCGCTTCATGGACGCGCGCATGGACAAGATGCTCGCGGAGTACGACGGGCTGCGCTTGGACCATCCTCACGGGCTCGTGTGTCCGTGGGTGTATCGCTCGGGGCAGGCGGATGCGCTGGGGGCGGTGCAGCACGGCGCGCGTCTCTTCTCCTCGCCGGACCTGCCCGACCATCCAGGGCTGGCGCGCTTCGCGTGGGTGAGCCCCTCGCAACTGGACCGCTCGGTGCCCAGGTACGCGGATGGGGAGGTGACGTCGCTGACGCCGGAGCAGGTCCAGCGCTACAGCATCCTCTTCGACACGGTGGTGGCGGCGGCGCGCCGCAACGGGAGGGAGCTGGGAGACCTGCTGGGCGAGGTGTTGAGCACGCTGCCCTATCCGCTGGGACGCGTCCTGGCGCGCTATGGACTGGGGCGCTTCCGGGTCACGCAGAAGGCGGACCTGCGCAACCCCTTGGACGTGTACCGCAGCGAGAACGTGGCGCCCGAGGACTGGATGATGGTGGGCAACCACGACACGAAGTCGCTGTGGCGCCTCATCGGTGAATGGCAGTGGCGGGGCACGTTGAAGGCGCAGGCGGACTACCTGTCGACACGGCTGTGTCCGGAGAGCGGGCAGCGGCGCGAGGACTTCGCGCGCGAGCTGGCTCGGGACCCGGGGAAGCTCGCGCAGGCGAAGCTCGCGGACCTGTTCGCCAGCCGCGCGCGCAACGTCATGGTGTTCTTCACGGACCTCTTGGGGATGACCGGCACGTACAACGAGCCGGGTACCGTGGACGAGCGCAACTGGTCGCTGCGCGCGCCGGCGGACTGGATGCGCGAGTACCGCGAGCGTCTGCGCTCGGATGCCGCGATGAACGTGCCCGCGGTGCTGGCCCTGGCGCTGCGAGCTGGTGGAGCGCCCTCGGTGACGAAGCACCGTGAGCTGCTCGAGGGACTGGACCGGCTCGCGGACCAGCTGCGCCAGGGCGCGTAG
- a CDS encoding efflux RND transporter permease subunit: MFISDFAIKRPIVTITAMVTLVIFGLVALWQLETDEFPDVQAPVIAVTIVYPGAAPETVEREIVEPIEDAIFAISGVDPKETTATATDGLATFTVFFEFEKDIQEASQDIRDAISSKRADLPREMEEPVLTRFDPADAPIVSLTLTSERLDVAALSRVADPLVVGELRSVPGVAQANVVGDVEREMTVQLKPEALQAARISLAEVVTALGAQNLAAPVGRINSPLEEESIRLKGRLETPEEFQDMVVATRDGQVIRLGQLGDVFVGSEEPRTLALYDGVQAVGIDVLKSKGYSTTEVAGAVRERVAALEQKLPAGVKLAIVRDAGVRVQSAVENVQSALVEGALLTVLVVFVFLNSWRSTVITGLALPVSVLAAFISVWAFGFTLNTMSLLGLTLAIGILIDDAIVVRENIVRHIEMGKDHYTASREGTSEIGLAVSATTFSIVAVFVPVAFMYGMAGQWFKPFALTIACAVLVSLFVSFSLDPMLSAYWADPQVEQGARRGFISRVLSRFNTWFDRQADRYKGVIAWALDHRLAMVLVAVGSLVGALALQGTVGGAGFVPVSDRSEVELLVETPPGSSLEYTRRKVEEVTRVARAHPEVAYTYSTIGVPLPLSAPGVDQALVYVRLKPKADRKVSQDSLGSTLRQELARIGGAKVSVFTSGFGGAFKQIQLELRGSDQKTLTELARRVQHEVEQVPGAVDVGLSTRGQKPELEVDLNRGLAGQLGVTVGHVAQVLRPAFAGLDVGDWVDPTGETRDVMVRLAPEARDNPDDLARLPILQGASPRGVPQLIPLGQVADIRQSLGPAQITHLDRERVINVQANVQGRSLTEVMRDIQARLGAVELPAGYTLTTGGESADQEEVFSRVFLALGVAVLLMYLILVIQFGSFLDPLAILISLPLSLIGVVLALLITGDTLNIMSLIGVILLMGIVAKNAILLIDFAKWSHEKGMPLREALIEAGRIRLRPIIMTTFALVAGMIPVAIGSGEGGDFRAPLGRAVIGGTITSTLLTLLVIPTVYEILVDTRTWLGRKLRKVFRSRAAPDGGARPHPGGGGSPRPAPQAPQK; the protein is encoded by the coding sequence GTGTTCATCTCTGACTTCGCCATCAAGCGTCCCATCGTCACCATCACCGCGATGGTGACCCTGGTCATCTTCGGCCTGGTCGCGTTGTGGCAGCTCGAGACGGACGAATTCCCCGACGTCCAGGCGCCGGTCATCGCGGTCACCATCGTCTACCCAGGCGCGGCGCCGGAGACGGTGGAGCGCGAAATCGTCGAGCCCATCGAGGACGCCATCTTCGCCATCAGCGGCGTGGACCCGAAGGAGACGACGGCCACCGCGACGGACGGCCTGGCCACCTTCACGGTGTTCTTCGAGTTCGAGAAGGACATCCAGGAGGCCTCGCAGGACATCCGCGATGCCATCTCCAGCAAGCGGGCCGATTTGCCCCGGGAGATGGAGGAGCCGGTGCTCACGCGGTTCGACCCCGCGGATGCGCCCATCGTCTCGCTGACGCTGACATCGGAGCGGCTCGACGTGGCGGCGCTGTCCCGCGTGGCGGACCCGCTGGTGGTGGGGGAGCTGCGCTCGGTCCCGGGCGTGGCGCAGGCCAACGTCGTGGGCGACGTGGAGCGGGAGATGACGGTGCAGCTCAAGCCGGAGGCGCTGCAGGCCGCGCGCATCTCGCTGGCGGAGGTGGTGACGGCGCTGGGAGCGCAGAACCTGGCCGCGCCCGTGGGGCGCATCAACTCTCCGCTCGAGGAGGAGTCCATCCGCCTCAAGGGGCGGCTCGAGACCCCCGAGGAGTTCCAGGACATGGTGGTGGCCACACGTGATGGCCAGGTCATCCGGCTGGGACAACTGGGGGATGTCTTCGTGGGCTCCGAGGAGCCTCGCACGCTGGCGCTCTACGACGGCGTGCAGGCGGTGGGCATCGACGTGCTGAAGTCGAAGGGCTACAGCACCACCGAGGTCGCCGGCGCCGTGCGAGAGCGCGTGGCGGCGCTGGAGCAGAAGCTGCCCGCGGGCGTGAAGCTGGCCATCGTCCGCGACGCGGGCGTTCGGGTGCAGAGCGCTGTCGAGAACGTGCAGTCGGCGCTGGTGGAGGGCGCGCTGCTCACGGTGCTGGTGGTGTTCGTCTTCCTCAACTCGTGGCGCTCCACCGTCATCACGGGTCTGGCGTTGCCGGTGAGTGTGCTCGCGGCGTTCATCAGCGTCTGGGCCTTCGGCTTCACGCTCAACACGATGTCGCTGTTGGGCCTGACGCTCGCCATCGGCATCCTCATCGACGACGCCATCGTGGTGCGCGAGAACATCGTCCGCCACATCGAGATGGGGAAGGACCACTACACGGCGTCGCGCGAGGGCACCTCGGAAATCGGGCTCGCGGTGTCGGCGACCACGTTCTCCATCGTCGCCGTCTTCGTCCCGGTGGCCTTCATGTACGGCATGGCGGGACAGTGGTTCAAACCCTTCGCCCTCACCATCGCCTGCGCGGTGCTGGTGTCGCTGTTCGTCTCCTTCTCGCTGGACCCGATGCTCAGCGCGTACTGGGCGGACCCACAGGTGGAGCAGGGCGCAAGGCGCGGCTTCATCTCGCGTGTCCTCTCGCGCTTCAACACGTGGTTCGACCGGCAGGCGGACCGGTACAAGGGTGTCATCGCCTGGGCGCTGGACCACCGGCTCGCCATGGTGCTGGTGGCGGTGGGCTCGCTCGTGGGGGCGCTGGCGCTCCAGGGGACGGTGGGCGGCGCGGGGTTTGTCCCCGTGAGCGACCGCTCGGAGGTGGAGCTGTTGGTGGAGACGCCACCGGGCTCCAGCCTGGAGTACACGCGGCGCAAGGTGGAGGAGGTGACGCGGGTGGCTCGGGCACATCCCGAGGTCGCGTATACGTACAGCACCATCGGGGTGCCGCTGCCCTTGAGCGCGCCCGGTGTGGACCAGGCGTTGGTGTACGTGCGGCTCAAGCCCAAGGCGGACCGGAAGGTGAGCCAGGATTCATTGGGCAGCACCCTGCGCCAGGAGCTGGCGCGCATCGGCGGCGCGAAGGTCTCCGTCTTCACCTCGGGGTTTGGAGGTGCGTTCAAGCAGATTCAATTGGAGCTGCGCGGCTCGGACCAGAAGACGCTGACGGAGCTGGCGCGGCGGGTCCAGCATGAGGTGGAGCAGGTGCCCGGCGCGGTGGACGTGGGCCTCTCGACGCGCGGGCAGAAGCCGGAGCTGGAGGTGGACTTGAACCGGGGCCTCGCGGGGCAGCTCGGGGTGACGGTGGGACACGTGGCCCAGGTGCTGCGGCCGGCCTTCGCGGGGCTCGACGTGGGGGATTGGGTGGACCCCACGGGCGAGACTCGAGACGTCATGGTGCGCCTGGCGCCCGAGGCCCGAGACAACCCGGACGACCTCGCGCGTCTGCCCATCCTCCAGGGCGCGAGTCCGCGGGGAGTGCCCCAACTCATTCCCCTGGGACAAGTGGCGGACATCCGCCAGTCGCTCGGCCCCGCGCAAATCACACACCTGGACCGCGAGCGGGTCATCAACGTGCAGGCGAACGTGCAGGGGCGCTCGCTGACGGAGGTGATGCGGGACATCCAGGCGCGGCTGGGCGCGGTGGAGCTCCCCGCGGGCTACACGCTGACGACGGGCGGCGAGTCCGCGGACCAGGAGGAGGTCTTCTCGCGGGTGTTCCTCGCGTTGGGGGTCGCGGTGCTGTTGATGTACCTCATCCTGGTCATCCAGTTCGGCTCGTTCCTGGACCCCTTGGCCATCCTCATCTCGCTGCCGCTGTCGCTCATCGGCGTGGTGCTGGCGCTGCTCATCACCGGGGACACGCTCAACATCATGAGCCTCATCGGCGTCATCCTGTTGATGGGAATCGTGGCGAAGAACGCCATCCTCCTCATCGACTTCGCGAAGTGGTCTCACGAGAAGGGGATGCCGCTGCGAGAGGCGCTCATCGAGGCGGGCCGCATCCGCTTGCGCCCCATCATCATGACGACCTTCGCGTTGGTGGCGGGCATGATTCCCGTGGCCATCGGCTCGGGTGAGGGCGGCGATTTCCGGGCGCCGCTGGGCCGCGCGGTGATTGGCGGAACGATTACGTCCACGCTGCTGACACTGTTGGTGATTCCCACGGTGTACGAAATCCTGGTGGACACGCGGACGTGGTTGGGGCGGAAGTTGCGCAAGGTCTTCCGTTCCCGAGCCGCTCCGGACGGTGGCGCGCGGCCGCATCCCGGGGGCGGTGGCTCGCCGCGTCCCGCGCCCCAAGCCCCACAGAAGTGA
- a CDS encoding efflux RND transporter periplasmic adaptor subunit, with the protein MACALAGCKKGSSEAAPPAEPLVTLGRENVALVQPGELRSGPGISGSLQARTAASVRAQVGGTILDVQAQQGQVVRKDQPLARIDDATLKDQVIAARTSVATARNALQVAESEEARSAKLAKEGVITQRDFERSRLSVAQAKGQLAEAYSRLALAQEQLGRTRVVAPIAGVVSERHANEGDVVQPGAPLFTVVDPRTLRLEASVPAAQLGQVKVGTPVEFKVTGYGDRSFTGKVEHINPVVDPGSGQVRIYVAIPNMDLQLLAGLFAEGRVAAKSAQGLSVPLGALDDSEGKPQVLRVRDERVERVPVQLGLRDDVEKRVEVRQGLQEGDVVLLGSARDAVSEGARVKVESPRESESPGGLGVGGGGTASGDGGTPTDAPSPQPKP; encoded by the coding sequence ATGGCCTGTGCGCTGGCGGGTTGCAAGAAGGGCTCGAGCGAGGCGGCGCCGCCCGCGGAGCCCTTGGTGACGTTGGGGCGGGAGAACGTGGCGCTCGTCCAGCCGGGCGAGCTGCGCTCTGGCCCTGGCATCTCCGGCTCCCTCCAGGCCCGCACGGCCGCCTCGGTGCGTGCGCAGGTGGGCGGCACCATCCTCGACGTCCAGGCCCAGCAGGGGCAGGTGGTGAGGAAGGACCAGCCCCTCGCGCGCATCGACGATGCGACGTTGAAAGACCAGGTCATCGCCGCGCGCACGTCGGTGGCGACGGCGCGCAATGCCTTGCAGGTGGCGGAGTCCGAGGAGGCGCGCAGCGCGAAGCTGGCCAAGGAAGGGGTCATCACCCAGCGCGACTTCGAGCGGTCGCGGCTGTCCGTGGCGCAGGCGAAGGGGCAGCTCGCGGAGGCGTACTCGCGGCTCGCCCTGGCCCAGGAGCAGTTGGGGCGCACGCGAGTGGTGGCGCCCATCGCGGGCGTGGTGAGCGAGCGGCACGCGAACGAGGGAGATGTCGTGCAGCCCGGTGCACCGTTGTTCACCGTGGTGGACCCGCGCACGTTACGCCTGGAGGCCTCGGTGCCCGCCGCGCAGTTGGGCCAGGTGAAGGTGGGGACTCCCGTGGAGTTCAAGGTCACCGGTTACGGAGACCGTTCCTTCACGGGGAAGGTGGAGCACATCAACCCGGTGGTGGACCCGGGCTCGGGGCAGGTGCGCATCTACGTGGCGATTCCCAACATGGACCTCCAACTCCTCGCGGGGTTGTTCGCGGAGGGGCGTGTGGCCGCGAAGTCGGCGCAAGGGCTCTCCGTGCCGCTGGGGGCGCTCGATGATTCGGAAGGAAAGCCCCAGGTCCTCCGGGTGCGCGACGAGCGCGTGGAGCGAGTCCCCGTGCAGTTGGGCCTGCGTGACGACGTCGAGAAGCGGGTGGAGGTGCGCCAGGGGCTTCAAGAGGGGGACGTGGTGTTGCTGGGCTCCGCGCGCGACGCGGTCAGCGAAGGTGCACGCGTCAAGGTGGAGTCACCTCGAGAGAGTGAATCGCCGGGTGGGCTCGGCGTGGGTGGCGGCGGAACTGCCTCGGGAGATGGCGGCACCCCGACGGACGCACCATCGCCACAACCCAAACCCTGA